One Setaria viridis chromosome 3, Setaria_viridis_v4.0, whole genome shotgun sequence DNA window includes the following coding sequences:
- the LOC140222151 gene encoding uncharacterized protein has translation MEDDSSRGWGTTMAGLKALGYEFDNDEFHANVHGTLPYHNLRPDPVLRTLLLSIPQRKIVFPNSDKAHAEEALHRLGLQGCFNGVICFETLKSCNGLICSVPELYFFDDSTRNIALGKATGFHTVIVRRRT, from the exons ATGGAGGATGACTCAA GTCGCGGATGGGGCACCACAATGGCTGGCCTTAAG GCATTAGGCTACGAGTTTGACAATGATGAGTTTCATGCAAATGTTCATGGTACCTTGCCATATCACAATCTGAGGCCCGACCCTGTTTTGAGGACCCTCCTACTTTCAATTCCACAGAGAAAAATAGTAT TtccaaactctgacaaagcacATGCGGAGGAGGCTCTGCACAGGCTGGGTTTACAGGGTTGCTTTAATGGTGTGATATGCTTTGAGACACTGAAATCTTGCAATGGTTTGATATGCTCAGTCCCAGAATT ATATTTTTTTGATGACAGCACTCGGAACATAGCTTTAGGAAAGGCTACAGGCTTCCATACTGTGATTGTAAGACGTCGTACATAG